Below is a genomic region from Citrobacter europaeus.
GTTCAATGTAAATATCGATCGATTACGCCTTTCGTGATAGTCAATGGCTATCAATAATAATTAATTGATCGTTTTTGTTGATCAATATGTCTACGCATACTATCCTCGGCTTGTTTTCTGCACAAATTTGGTTCTTTTTTTGTTCAATTGGGCCGAGGTCTTTATGAAGTAACTTGAGCTCCGTGAACCGACGCAGAAACAGCGGCCGATGATGCGTGCTCTTATCGAACAGGGTAGGAGCATCTACCGCCTCAGGTTAAGTTGGCTGAATAAGCTGGGTCTGCGAATACGGATACGACTCGATGGAACGCTGATCCCGGCATTTCCTTGAGGATGGTGAACCTGCATGTTGGATAATTCATTCTCTTAATTAAACGAGGTTTTTACATGATATTAAAACTGATTCCGATTGCTTCGCTAGTTTTTCTGGCGGCCTGTTCATCCTCTGGCGCGGCTCATTCCCCGGACAATAAGGCAGTCAGTAAAAATATGACCCCGTCAGTAAAGTACGCCAGCGGAAGAAACTCCCTGACTCCGGTTTATACTATTACTTCCAGCAACAACAGTTGTGTGGATAATTTTAATTTTCTGCGGCGTGCCGGAAGTGAGCAGTATCAAAAATATTCACAGGACTATATAAAAATTGGCAACGGGTATACGTTTCTGAACACCAATAAAAATATTATGGGGGACGATGCGAAAGCAGTATATACCATGAGGCTTGATATGAGGCTGGATACCTTATGTAACCGCGTTAATTATGCTGGATATCAGGTTGTTAAAGCAAAAATAAAAGAGCTATACGGAATTTAAGCTATTTCCTTGGCTGTCTGTCCGGAAATAAATGGTGCCGGGTGCATACTACATGAGGCACTAATGCCGGGTTGTGGAGATAATCATAAAAATACTGAAAGGGTAAGAGAGGCTTGTGATGGAAATGGCACTGACTCTTTTTCTTACGCTGTTATGCATCCTGTTTTATATTGGATGCCTGACCGGTTTTTTTTTGTAATCTGCAGAATGATATTATATATCTCCTGTCCGTTTTTTAATCTGTGTTTATTATTCTAATGATGGAATAGTCCATGTCCCCTGACATCAGACGTAATGCTTTTATTGCATGGCTGCTTATTATTATACAGTTTATTACACCCGTACTGACGCTGCTTCCGGCACCGGTTCGTGCGGATGTGGATATGTCTGCAGATATGCAGGGGACAATTCATGGACTGAACTCACTTATATTTGGAGAACCGGCGGGGCATCACGACTCCCCGCCAGTAGTTTCTGGCGAAGGGCAAACTGTAGCGCCTGTGGTCCCACTCTCTGCCGGCCCGCAAGGTCAGCGGGCAGTCCCCGATGCCAGACTGATTCCGGAGCCCAGGGTATCACCCGGTCTGCCAGATCTGACCCGGCCGGTACTGGGGCAGGGGAGGCCGCTGAAGGTTCCGTCAGAAAACATGTTGGAGAGGCATGTTGCGGGACGGTCGTCTGAACCTGAAGGGACGCTGGCCTCCGGTGCCATGCAGATGGGGTCCATGTTCTCCAGCGAGAACAGAACGGATGCTGCCATTAATTATGCCCGGGGAGTTGGCGAAGGACTGATTAACCAGAGAGTAAACGACTGGCTCAATCAGTTCGGTAACGCTAAGGTCTCGCTGGGGAGCGGCGGGCAGTTTTCCGGTGATATGCTCATTCCTCTTCACGACACCGACCAGAATCTTATTTTTACCCAACTGGGCGTTCGCCGGGGCCAGGAGAGAAATACAGTTAACCTCGGTGCCGGCTACCGGACGTATATGGACGACTGGATGCTGGGTGGAAACGTTTTCTATGACTATGACTATACGGGTAAAAACCGGCGTCTTGGTGGCGGTGCAGAGCTGTGGCGCGATTACCTGAAGCTGGGGGTTAACGGTTATATTCGGCTGACGAACTGGCACCAGTCGGTACTTTCAGAGATGGAGGACTACGATGAGCGTCCGGCAAACGGTTTCGACATACGTGCTGAGGGATATCTGCCCGCCTGGCCCTATCTCGGCGGTAGCCTGAAATACGAGCAGTATTTCGGCAGGGGCGTCTCCGTCAGTGACAGCACCAGTCCTGACACCCTGAAGGACAATCCTGCCGTGCTGACTGCGGGCCTGAGTTACACCCCTTTCCCCCTGATGACCCTTTCTGCCAGCCGCTCGGTTGGTGACTCAAATGATACCCGAATGGCCCTGGATATTAACTATCGGCTGGGAGTGCCGTGGTATCAGCAGGTCAGCCCCGATAACGTGGATTTAATGCGCAGTCTGGCCGGCAACAAATACGATTTTGTTGACCGCAATTACAACATTGTTATGCAGTACCGTAAGCAGGAGTTGCTGCGCATAGGGCTGCCGGAGCGGCGTAGGGCACAGGCGATGGAAACCATCACCATTCCGCTGACGATCGCAAAGGTCAAGTACGGCCTGAAGAGGGTTGACTGGTCGGTTTCTCCGGAGCTGATGGCCCGCGGTGGACGCTACAGAATACTGACTCCCACGGAAATTGAGGTGATGCTGCCGGCCTATATATTCAGCGGTGATCAGAAAACGCCGCAGACGTATCAGATCAGCGCGATGGCGACGGACAACCATGACAACCAGTCCAATACGGCAACGATGCAGATTGACGTTGTGCCATCCGATAACGGGGTGACTATCAAGTCGGACAAGAATAATGCGAAGGCGGACGGTCAGGGTACGGACAGCGTGCTGGTGCAGGTGACGGACAAAAAGGCGGGTCAGGTGGTGGCGCTGACGGCGGACAACGGGGCGGTCATCGCGAAGACGGTGACCACGGACGAGAAAGGCCAGGCGACGGCACCACTGACCAGTATGGTGGCAGGCGCCAGCACGGTGACGGCGACGATGCTTAACGGTAACTACGATACAACTGAGGTTCACTTCGTAGCAGACAGCGCGACGGCGCAGGTGAAGTCGGTTCTGCTGCAGGGGAATGAGGTCAGCAGGGTTGCCGACGGCAACAGCAGCTTCCGCTACGCGGTGATGGTGACGGACGCGAACGGCAACCCGGTGTCGGACCAGACGGTGACGGCGCAGGCGGACAAGCCTGACCATGTGACGGTGGCGGCGGACGGTGCCACCAATGCCGCTGGTCAGACAACGGTGACGCTGACGAGCACCACGACGGCGGTGTCGGACGTTCAGGTGAGCGTGAGGGCGGGCAGCACCGGCACGATGGTGCCTGCGGATAAAAAGGTCAGCTTCGTGGCAGGGGCCGTGTCGCCGGACAAGTCGGACTTTGTTGCCGCCCCCGATCACATTGTGGCGGACGGTCAGGCGGTTTCGACGCTGACGCTGACGCTGCGGGACGGCAACGGCAATGCGGTGTCGGGCCAGGCCGCGACGCTGAGCGCGAAGGTGGCGGGCGCGGGTGACACGCAGGTGACGGGGTTCACGGAGGGGACGGCGGGACGCTATACGGCCGGGCTGACGGGGACGGAAGCGGGGCAGGCGACGGTGCAGGCGATGCAGGGGGCGAGTCCGGCGAGCAACGATAAGCCGGCGGTGACCCTGACGGCGGACGCGGGCACGGCGCAGGTGAGCGCCCTGGCGGTGACGCAGGACGGCGCGAAGGCGGACGGTGAGGACGCGGACAGCGTACAGGTGCAGGTGACGGACGCACATGACAACCCGGTGGCGGACCAGGCGGTGGCGCTGACGGCGGACAACGGGGCGGTCATCGCGAAGACGGTGACCACGGACGAGAAAGGCCGGGCGACGGCGCCGCTGACCAGTAAGGTGGCGGGCCTCAGCACGGTGACGGCAACGCTGGGTGACAGCAGCCAGACCGCGACGGCGCACTTTGTGGCAGACGGCGCGACGGCGCAGGTGAAGTCGGTTCTGCTGCAGGGGGATGAGGTCAGCAGGGTTGCCGACGGCAGCAGCAGCTTCCGCTACGCGGTGACGGTGACGGACGCTAACGGCAACCCGGTGGCGGACCAGACGGTGACGGCGCAGGCGGACAAGCCTGACCATGTGACGGTGGCAGCGGACGGCGCCACCAACGCCGCTGGTCAGACAACGGTGACGCTGACGAGCACCACGACGGCGGTGTCGGACGTTCAGGTGAGCGTGAGGGCGGGCAGCACCGGCAGGATGGTGGACGCGGATAAAAAGGTCAGCTTCGTGGCAGGGGCCGTGTCGCCGGACAAGTCGGACTTTGTTGCCGCCCCCGATCACATTGTGGCGGACGGTCAGGCGGTCTCGACGCTGACGCTGACGCTGCGGGACAGCAACGGCAATGCGGTGTCGGGCCAGGCCGCGACGCTGAGCGCGAAGGTGGCGGGCGCGGGTGACACGCAGGTGACGGGGTTCACGGAGGGGGCGGCGGGACGCTATACGGCCGGGCTGACGGGGACGGAAGCGGGGCAGGTGACGGTGCAGGCGATGCAGGGGGCTCGTCCGGCGAGCAACGATAAGCCGGCGGTGACCCTGACGGCGGACGCGGGCACGGCGCAGGTGAAGTCGGTTCTGCTGCAGGGGGATGAGGTCAGCAGGGTTGCCGACGGCAGCAGCAACTTCCGCTATACGGTGACGGTGACGGACGCGAACGGCAACCCGGTGGCGGATCAGACGGTGACGGCGCAGGCGGATAAGCCTGACCATGTGACGGTGGCGGCGGACGGCGCCACCAACGCCGCTGGTCAGACAACGGTGACGCTGACGAGCACCACGACGGCGGTGTCGGACATTCAGGTGAGCGCGAGGGCAGGCAGCACCGGCACGATGGTGGACGCGGATAAAAAGGTCAGCTTCGTGGCGGATGTTTCAATAAAAGACATTGCAGTCAATGGTTATATCTTTGGAAAGGATGAAGGCTTCCCAACGACAGGTTTTAAAGGGGCGATGTTCACCATTGAGCTGAAAAACGGTAACGCTTCAGACTTTAACTGGAAAGCCGATGCTCCTTGGGTGACAGTAAAGGATGGAGTGGTTTCATTTAACGATACAGGAACCGGAAGTAAAGTTACTATTACCGGCACACCAATTAGTGGTGAGGGTAAAATTATCAGTTGGGATTTTACGCTGAAAAATTGGTTCATCAATAATGGTACAACTACCGGGACCGACATGGATGAAGCTAGTTTTTGCGGTTCGAATTTTTCTAAAGTGCCGACAATACAACAACTTAATGGGAGTGAAAGAAGTGATGGTAAGCGTGGAACTCTCGGTGGGCTTTGGAGTGAGTGGGGTAATCTGACTACTTTCAACGGATCAGGTTTTGTGTCGACGAATCCAATCACAGATTATACTGGTTACTGGACATCTCAATATGCCGCTGCCACATACATTGTCAGTCTAAGCAATGGAAAACTCGGTACTATTATTGGTAACTTTAGTGAATATATGGTGTGTCGAAAGTCGATGTAGTGATAGAAACCTGTAAGTTATTCTGTGTAACTGCCACTACGCCGAAGGTGATCGTGTAAGTATTCTGCATAATCGTGCCATTCATCTTTAGAGATCCTCCGGCATAATCAAATTAGTTTTAGCGGAAGCGGGCTACGCTTCCGCTAAATATGGACTCCAGGCTATTTAATAGCTTGGTTTTTTTGTTTAGCTCGGTTTATATTTTGCCTTCCTTTACTTGTCTTAGTCGTGCAAGGCAACAGCGCGGCTGCCCGGTTGAATGCTGGTGAACTGAGTAATCGCCCCACCTCGCGAGACCTACATTAGCGAACGCCTCTTCATTCGTCGTAATAGCCATAGCAAGCCCAACATAATAGCCAGATAGCCCATAACGTAATTTCCCTGTTGCTTTCGTTCAGAGAGCGCCGGGTCGGCAGCCCATGCCAGAAAGGCGGTAACATTCCTGGCGTATTGCTCCTCAGTTTCAGCTTTTTTCGATGCCGGGCTCCATTGGATCTCTCCACTCGTCAGTGGTTTTGGCATGTTAATCACGCCGCCTGGAAAATAACGATTAGCCTTCAGTTCAGGATCGGCAGGCAGATAGCCGGTTAGCAGTGCGTAAACGTAATCTGCCCCCTGGTCCGTGTAGGGCAGAAAAGCATCTAACAAAAATTGTGGGAAACCGCGATCGTATGAGCGGGCACGGACGATATAGCTCAGGTCAACGGGTTCAGCGCCATTGTTAAGGTATCGTGCTTCACGTTCATTAAGATATGGCGATATAAAGCTGTCATTTAGCGTACCGTCCCGCTCACCAATCTGGCCGTCATCCTGAATCTCAGGAAACTGATAGCCGCTGGCGATACTTCTTGCTTCTTCAGCCGTGAGTTCTGGACCGCCGGGTCTGGTCAGCGTCCGAAAGGTTAGGTGTTTCATGCCGTGACAAGCGCGACACTTCTCTTCATAAACCTGCAGGCCACGTCTAAGCTGCTCTTTATCATATTGGCCAGTAATGCCGCTAAAGCTCCATTCCTGGCGTTCAGGCCTGGCTTCCTGCGCATATGAGGAACTCAGCCCCAACAGAGAGAAGGACAAGACGCTGAATTTCAATAGTTGTTTCATCATCAGTCCTGTTTTTCAAGAAAACGACGGCAAGGTAAGACGATTAAAAACCAGGCAAACCAAATCAGCGTCGAAAGCTGGGATGCGGCACGGATCCAGCCCTCATCATTACGAAAACCGTCAAGAAGATCCGGGCCAACCAGCGCTTTCGACCCTAACCAGCCTAAAAAGCAGGCATTAATAACCCATAGCCAGAATCCGCACTTAACCAGTTTGCTGTAATGGCGAAAACGAGCCCGGGAAGTATCAAGCCAGGGTAGAAAATAGAAAATCAGTATTGAGCCGCACATCGCGGCTAGCCCCACGAATTCATTCGGGAAGCAGCGCAAGATGGAGAAAAAGGGAAGGAAATACCATTCTGGCGCAACAATCGCGGGTGTAATCGTTGGGTCAGCAGCAATAAAGTTGTCGGCGCTGCTCAGATAGTGCGGCGCGAAGAATAAAAACCAGGCGAAAACCATCAAAAAAAGAGTGATTTTTATAGCATCGAGATCGGTGATTTTGTAATCGAACAACAGGCTCCTGGACTCTTTCTCGCTAAACCTCTTTTTCATCGCCTGGGCAAAAGCCGACTGTACTGTACGTATATGGAAAACCGTGGCGACGACAATCACGAAGGGAAGAATAAAGTGGATAACATAAAAGCGGCCCAGCATCGGTGTCCCCGGAGTATGGCTGCCGACTAAATATGCGTAAATTGAATCACCCACCAGCGGGATGGCCTGGGCAAATCGGGTAATCACCGTTGCCGCCCAGTAGCTTTTTTGCCCCCAGATCAGGCTATAACCAAGAAACGCGGTCATCATCAGCAGGATATACAGCGTGACGCTAACCATCCACATTGTCGTCCAGGGCTTACGGTAAACGTTGTAGTACATGCCACGAAAAATATGCATGTAGCAGGCAAAGAAAAAGAGCGACGCGCCAATAGCATGCATGTTACGTAACAGCTCTCCATGGCGAACCGCGCGCATAATATGAATAATGGAGTCAAATGCCAGCTCAGCCGTCGGTACGTAAAACATCGCCAGCACGATACCCGTAAAGATCTGCACGCCGAGCATAACCAGCAGGATAGCGCCGATCGCAAATACCCAGAGTCCGGCAATTGAGCGAGGGAAAGGAATACGCCAGCGAAGCGAATAGACGCTTTCATTCTTCATTTCAGACTTCCTTCGCGCCGATACGCACGACCTGACCATCGGAATGAATAACGTAGTCTGGGATTGCCAGGTTGGTCGTTGCGGGCCCGCGCGTCACGCGCCCGGAGGTATCAAACTCTGAGCCGTGGCACGGGCAAATCCAACCCAGCCCACCCGGTCGGGCGTTAGGTACACACCCGGCATGTGGGCAATAACCTTGAACCACCAGCCATTGAGGATGGGCTGCAGAGACCCTGGCGCTGTCTGGCTGTGGGTCGATAAGCGTATCCAGGTCGGCACTTCTGGCAGTAATAATTTCATCCGGGGTGCGATGGTGAATAAGAATCAGCTTTCCCTGCCATACACGTCTGACGGTTTGTCCAGCAGCAACCGCTGCAAGAGAGACATCAATCGGTTCATTTTCCCCAAGCGTTTTTTCATCCGGGCCCAAGGCCGAAACCAGCGGCCAGACAGCAGCAGCGACGCCTGCCGCACCGACAAATTTTGTCAGTTTACACAGGCATTCCCGACGCTGTTCCTGGATTTCGCCATCTGGACGTTTATTATCTGCCACCTCGTATACCTCCTTAAGTGTCGCGGATTAATGTTTGTCGATACGCGCGTAAATTTCCTGAAAGCGCTTGTCAGCAATACCCGGCGCTTTGAACGCACGGTAGCTTTCTGGTAACGAGGCATCTCCAACCTTAATCAGCATCACCATGCCCTGAGCGTAATGCGGTGTACATTTGATGCCGTAAAACCCGGCATTGTCATAAGTAACTTCGATCTCTTCATCTATTTTGCCCATAAATCCAGGATAGCCAGCCGGAGACAACTCAGCGATTGAGGCCGCGTTGTGGCTTTTATGTTTACGGATAAACTTCACCGTATCCCCAGGCTGGATCTCCAGATAATCCGGCTCATAGACCATTGGCCCCGCAGACCCACGATTCTTCATCAACACTTCGTGAGTTTGTGCGAAGGCTGAAGAGGCGAAAGCGAGTAAACACAAAATTTGCAGACTCTGTTTGAGGTATTTCATTGATTATTCCTTAAAATTCATCAGGCCGTTGATAACGAATAAAACAGTTTGCACCACTTGCATCCCTTTCAATGATGGCGTCGATTCCAAACCAGGTGTGGAGGTTTTCGCGGGTAAAAACAGCGCATGGTTTCCCTTGCATCGCCATATGTCCGGACGTCATTACGATGATGCGATCGCAGAACATCGCGGCATGATTGAGGTCGTGCAGAGCAGCAATCACCGTGAGCTTTTCACGTTTCACGAGACTTAGCAGGCCAATCTGATGTTGAATGTCGAGATGGTTGGTGGGTTCATCCATCAGCAACAACTGTGGCTGCTGTGCCAGCGCCCGGGCGATATGCAGGCGCTGTTTTTCTCCACCAGAAAAGGTATGCCAGCAGCGGTGCTGTAATTCACTGAGATCAACCTTTTCCAGCATAGTCTGCACGATAACGTCATCTTTGGCGGACCAGGGGGAGAGCAGGCTAAGCCAGGGGGTCCGCCCCAGAGAAACGGCTTGTAAAGCAGTAAGACGCTCGCTGGTTTCAGCCTGTTGTTCGACCAGCGCCACCTGTTGAGCAAGATGACGCCGCGAATAATGCTGGAGCGCTTTTTGCTGCAGAGTGATTCGTCCTGAAGTCGGCTTCAGCAAACCAGCCAGGAGTGATATCAGTGACGTTTTGCCCGAGCCATTGGGGCCGATGATGCCGACAAACTCGCCAGGCGTTACGCTGAGTGAAATATCATCAACAATCGTCTTACCTTTTACCTTCCAGCGCAGATTACAGGCTTCAATAACGGCTTGTGCAGAGGTAATAAAAGGGTTTACGAGGTTCACCGTCATTTGTTCTGGTTTCCTCTAATCAGAATGATTGAAAACGCAGGGGCGCCAACCAGAGCGGTGATCACGCCTATTGGTAGAACCTGGCCGGGGAGTAACGTGCGGGAAATAACATCAGCGATAATGAGGAAGATCGCGCCGGTAAGCGCACTCACTGGCAGCAGTCGATGATGCTGGTTGCCGACCAGTAGACGAGCGGCATGCGGGATAACCAGACCGACAAAGCCGATCGCACCAACAATGGAGACCATAATTGCCGTCATGCCGGTGACGGCGGCAATCAGTACTGCACGGGTACGTTTTACCGGAATACCCAACGATGCCGCAGACTCAGCGCCAAAGGAGAACGCGTCGAGATGGCGGGCATAACAGAAGCACAGCACGATACCGACCAGAGCGGTTGGAATGGCTAAGACAACATCGGGCCAGCGTACACCGCTCAAATTGCCTAACAACCAGAACATAATACCGCGCGC
It encodes:
- a CDS encoding pseudoazurin, coding for MKYLKQSLQILCLLAFASSAFAQTHEVLMKNRGSAGPMVYEPDYLEIQPGDTVKFIRKHKSHNAASIAELSPAGYPGFMGKIDEEIEVTYDNAGFYGIKCTPHYAQGMVMLIKVGDASLPESYRAFKAPGIADKRFQEIYARIDKH
- a CDS encoding inverse autotransporter beta domain-containing protein, which gives rise to MSPDIRRNAFIAWLLIIIQFITPVLTLLPAPVRADVDMSADMQGTIHGLNSLIFGEPAGHHDSPPVVSGEGQTVAPVVPLSAGPQGQRAVPDARLIPEPRVSPGLPDLTRPVLGQGRPLKVPSENMLERHVAGRSSEPEGTLASGAMQMGSMFSSENRTDAAINYARGVGEGLINQRVNDWLNQFGNAKVSLGSGGQFSGDMLIPLHDTDQNLIFTQLGVRRGQERNTVNLGAGYRTYMDDWMLGGNVFYDYDYTGKNRRLGGGAELWRDYLKLGVNGYIRLTNWHQSVLSEMEDYDERPANGFDIRAEGYLPAWPYLGGSLKYEQYFGRGVSVSDSTSPDTLKDNPAVLTAGLSYTPFPLMTLSASRSVGDSNDTRMALDINYRLGVPWYQQVSPDNVDLMRSLAGNKYDFVDRNYNIVMQYRKQELLRIGLPERRRAQAMETITIPLTIAKVKYGLKRVDWSVSPELMARGGRYRILTPTEIEVMLPAYIFSGDQKTPQTYQISAMATDNHDNQSNTATMQIDVVPSDNGVTIKSDKNNAKADGQGTDSVLVQVTDKKAGQVVALTADNGAVIAKTVTTDEKGQATAPLTSMVAGASTVTATMLNGNYDTTEVHFVADSATAQVKSVLLQGNEVSRVADGNSSFRYAVMVTDANGNPVSDQTVTAQADKPDHVTVAADGATNAAGQTTVTLTSTTTAVSDVQVSVRAGSTGTMVPADKKVSFVAGAVSPDKSDFVAAPDHIVADGQAVSTLTLTLRDGNGNAVSGQAATLSAKVAGAGDTQVTGFTEGTAGRYTAGLTGTEAGQATVQAMQGASPASNDKPAVTLTADAGTAQVSALAVTQDGAKADGEDADSVQVQVTDAHDNPVADQAVALTADNGAVIAKTVTTDEKGRATAPLTSKVAGLSTVTATLGDSSQTATAHFVADGATAQVKSVLLQGDEVSRVADGSSSFRYAVTVTDANGNPVADQTVTAQADKPDHVTVAADGATNAAGQTTVTLTSTTTAVSDVQVSVRAGSTGRMVDADKKVSFVAGAVSPDKSDFVAAPDHIVADGQAVSTLTLTLRDSNGNAVSGQAATLSAKVAGAGDTQVTGFTEGAAGRYTAGLTGTEAGQVTVQAMQGARPASNDKPAVTLTADAGTAQVKSVLLQGDEVSRVADGSSNFRYTVTVTDANGNPVADQTVTAQADKPDHVTVAADGATNAAGQTTVTLTSTTTAVSDIQVSARAGSTGTMVDADKKVSFVADVSIKDIAVNGYIFGKDEGFPTTGFKGAMFTIELKNGNASDFNWKADAPWVTVKDGVVSFNDTGTGSKVTITGTPISGEGKIISWDFTLKNWFINNGTTTGTDMDEASFCGSNFSKVPTIQQLNGSERSDGKRGTLGGLWSEWGNLTTFNGSGFVSTNPITDYTGYWTSQYAAATYIVSLSNGKLGTIIGNFSEYMVCRKSM
- a CDS encoding cytochrome c1, translated to MMKQLLKFSVLSFSLLGLSSSYAQEARPERQEWSFSGITGQYDKEQLRRGLQVYEEKCRACHGMKHLTFRTLTRPGGPELTAEEARSIASGYQFPEIQDDGQIGERDGTLNDSFISPYLNEREARYLNNGAEPVDLSYIVRARSYDRGFPQFLLDAFLPYTDQGADYVYALLTGYLPADPELKANRYFPGGVINMPKPLTSGEIQWSPASKKAETEEQYARNVTAFLAWAADPALSERKQQGNYVMGYLAIMLGLLWLLRRMKRRSLM
- a CDS encoding cytochrome b N-terminal domain-containing protein, with the protein product MKNESVYSLRWRIPFPRSIAGLWVFAIGAILLVMLGVQIFTGIVLAMFYVPTAELAFDSIIHIMRAVRHGELLRNMHAIGASLFFFACYMHIFRGMYYNVYRKPWTTMWMVSVTLYILLMMTAFLGYSLIWGQKSYWAATVITRFAQAIPLVGDSIYAYLVGSHTPGTPMLGRFYVIHFILPFVIVVATVFHIRTVQSAFAQAMKKRFSEKESRSLLFDYKITDLDAIKITLFLMVFAWFLFFAPHYLSSADNFIAADPTITPAIVAPEWYFLPFFSILRCFPNEFVGLAAMCGSILIFYFLPWLDTSRARFRHYSKLVKCGFWLWVINACFLGWLGSKALVGPDLLDGFRNDEGWIRAASQLSTLIWFAWFLIVLPCRRFLEKQD
- the petA gene encoding ubiquinol-cytochrome c reductase iron-sulfur subunit; amino-acid sequence: MADNKRPDGEIQEQRRECLCKLTKFVGAAGVAAAVWPLVSALGPDEKTLGENEPIDVSLAAVAAGQTVRRVWQGKLILIHHRTPDEIITARSADLDTLIDPQPDSARVSAAHPQWLVVQGYCPHAGCVPNARPGGLGWICPCHGSEFDTSGRVTRGPATTNLAIPDYVIHSDGQVVRIGAKEV
- a CDS encoding ABC transporter ATP-binding protein, translating into MTVNLVNPFITSAQAVIEACNLRWKVKGKTIVDDISLSVTPGEFVGIIGPNGSGKTSLISLLAGLLKPTSGRITLQQKALQHYSRRHLAQQVALVEQQAETSERLTALQAVSLGRTPWLSLLSPWSAKDDVIVQTMLEKVDLSELQHRCWHTFSGGEKQRLHIARALAQQPQLLLMDEPTNHLDIQHQIGLLSLVKREKLTVIAALHDLNHAAMFCDRIIVMTSGHMAMQGKPCAVFTRENLHTWFGIDAIIERDASGANCFIRYQRPDEF